The following are encoded together in the Micromonospora lupini genome:
- a CDS encoding lamin tail domain-containing protein: MRPRRTTAALAIATAAVTVTALGVTPTAASAAPTDLFISEYVEGSSNNKAIELFNGTGAAVDLTAGGYQLQLYFNGATTATTVALAGNVAAGDVFVFASASAGAAILAQADQTTGASLFNGDDAIVLRRGATVLDSIGQVGVDPGAEWGAGATSTADNTLRRLPSVTAGDTDPTDAFDPAAQWAGLPVDTFDGLGSHTVDGGGPTDVPATLTCGGPLVTASGTAASREVSATDPDDTIVDLAVTAVSPSPTSGSITRTALTPAEQVGGTARATIGASADLTAGAYTVTVTATDAGGGTASCVLAVQVTRELTVGEVQGPTTDAESGPADRSPLAPASGNGTSSTLYDVRGVITQLTLARTSAGAEQNGFFLQSRSGDTDGDPTSSDGIFVFMGAFTSLIGGYVPTVGDEVVLRARVSEYYTFTQLSGASLVRRIATGLDVDTTVTVTDAVPPVELTDAQRFWERHEGARLRVRAGSGAVSGRDVFSSTADAELWVVDRDDPLRDRADPYARRVFRDSHPLDNDPTRRFDDGNGQRVLLGSMGVKGTARDSTALLPPAHTFDTLRADAVGGVYYSFEKYGVQVERAEFDAGADPSKNNPPKPADRSQEVAVATYNVENLYDYRDDPFDGCDFTGNAGCPGVDPPFDYVPSSEADYREHLTSLADQIVSDLHAPDLILVQEAEDQDICTISGTALACGDTNNADGAPDSIQDLALAVAAAGGPAYAAAYDRTGADARGITAAFLYRTDRLSVAAATADDPLLGSAPTVQYRAAGLPGNADVQNPKALNAVLPADVDTSTGRDGNNVFTRAPQLGKFTVAAAPGSTERFTLYALSNHYSSGPDGRIGQRREQAAYGAAIVTAIEAADQSARVVYGGDLNVFPRPDDPIATAAQPTPSDQLAPLYEAGLHNLWDTLVAQVPASAYSYSFEGQAQTLDHLFVNDALYGDLVQVRAAHINADWPAEFTGDGSRGSSDHDPQVARFRSRASLTVADTTVVEGDQGTRQLTFTATVSRPSSQPVLLCAATVGLTAQAGSDFDAYAGCRVLAAGQTSVAFPVTVRGDRKREADERLTLLVAGVPGLRLADPLAVGTITNDD, encoded by the coding sequence ATGCGCCCGCGCCGCACGACAGCAGCGCTCGCGATCGCCACCGCCGCAGTGACCGTCACGGCCCTCGGCGTCACACCCACCGCGGCCAGCGCCGCGCCCACCGACCTGTTCATCTCGGAGTACGTCGAAGGCTCGTCGAACAACAAGGCGATCGAGCTGTTCAACGGCACCGGCGCCGCCGTCGACCTCACCGCGGGCGGCTACCAGCTCCAGCTCTACTTCAACGGCGCCACCACGGCGACCACCGTCGCGCTGGCCGGGAACGTGGCCGCCGGGGACGTGTTCGTGTTCGCCAGCGCGTCGGCCGGGGCGGCCATCCTCGCCCAGGCCGACCAGACCACCGGGGCGAGCCTGTTCAACGGCGACGACGCGATAGTGCTGCGCCGGGGCGCCACAGTGCTCGACTCGATCGGCCAGGTGGGCGTCGACCCGGGCGCCGAGTGGGGCGCCGGCGCGACCAGCACTGCCGACAACACGCTGCGCCGGCTGCCCTCGGTGACGGCGGGCGACACCGACCCGACGGACGCGTTCGACCCCGCCGCGCAGTGGGCCGGTCTCCCGGTCGACACCTTCGACGGGCTCGGCTCGCACACCGTGGACGGCGGTGGCCCGACCGACGTGCCGGCCACGCTTACCTGCGGCGGACCGCTGGTCACCGCCTCCGGAACGGCAGCGAGCCGCGAGGTGTCCGCCACCGACCCCGACGACACGATCGTCGACCTGGCGGTGACCGCGGTCAGTCCGAGCCCCACCTCCGGCTCGATCACCCGTACCGCCCTCACCCCTGCCGAGCAGGTGGGTGGCACCGCCCGCGCCACCATCGGCGCGAGCGCCGACCTCACCGCCGGGGCGTACACAGTCACCGTGACCGCGACCGACGCGGGCGGCGGCACCGCAAGCTGCGTGCTGGCCGTGCAGGTGACCCGGGAGCTGACAGTCGGCGAGGTGCAGGGCCCGACCACCGACGCCGAGTCCGGCCCCGCCGACCGGTCGCCGCTCGCACCGGCGAGCGGCAACGGCACGAGCAGCACGCTGTACGACGTCCGTGGCGTGATCACCCAGTTGACGCTGGCCCGTACGTCGGCCGGTGCGGAGCAGAACGGGTTCTTCCTGCAGAGCCGCAGCGGTGACACCGACGGTGACCCGACCAGCTCCGACGGCATCTTCGTGTTCATGGGCGCGTTCACGTCGCTGATCGGCGGCTACGTGCCGACTGTCGGCGACGAGGTGGTGCTCCGGGCCCGGGTGTCGGAGTACTACACCTTCACCCAGCTCTCCGGCGCGTCGCTGGTCCGCCGGATCGCCACCGGCCTGGACGTGGACACGACTGTCACGGTGACCGACGCGGTGCCGCCGGTCGAGCTGACCGACGCGCAGCGTTTCTGGGAGCGGCACGAGGGCGCCCGCCTGCGCGTACGCGCGGGCAGCGGTGCGGTGAGCGGTCGCGACGTCTTCTCGTCCACTGCGGACGCGGAGCTGTGGGTCGTCGACCGGGACGATCCGTTGCGGGACCGCGCCGACCCGTACGCCAGGCGGGTCTTCCGGGACTCGCACCCGCTGGACAACGACCCGACACGGCGCTTCGACGACGGCAACGGTCAGCGCGTGCTGCTCGGCAGCATGGGCGTGAAGGGCACTGCCAGAGACAGCACGGCGCTGCTCCCGCCGGCCCACACCTTCGACACGCTGCGCGCGGACGCGGTGGGCGGCGTCTACTACTCCTTCGAGAAATACGGCGTGCAGGTCGAGCGGGCCGAGTTCGACGCCGGGGCCGACCCGTCGAAGAACAACCCGCCGAAGCCGGCCGACCGTTCCCAGGAGGTCGCGGTCGCCACGTACAACGTGGAGAACCTGTACGACTACCGCGACGACCCGTTCGACGGCTGCGACTTCACAGGTAACGCCGGCTGCCCGGGCGTCGACCCGCCGTTCGACTACGTGCCGAGCAGCGAGGCGGACTACCGCGAGCACCTGACGTCGCTCGCCGACCAGATCGTCTCCGATCTGCACGCGCCCGATCTGATCCTGGTGCAGGAGGCCGAGGACCAGGACATCTGCACGATCTCCGGGACGGCGCTGGCCTGCGGTGACACCAACAACGCAGACGGCGCTCCGGACAGCATCCAGGATTTGGCGCTCGCGGTGGCGGCGGCCGGCGGGCCGGCGTACGCCGCCGCCTACGACCGGACCGGCGCGGACGCCCGCGGTATCACCGCCGCGTTCCTGTACCGCACCGACAGGCTGTCGGTGGCGGCGGCGACGGCTGACGACCCGCTGCTGGGCTCCGCGCCGACGGTCCAGTACCGCGCGGCAGGGCTGCCCGGCAACGCCGACGTGCAGAACCCGAAGGCCCTCAACGCGGTGTTGCCGGCCGACGTGGACACGTCGACAGGCAGGGACGGGAACAACGTCTTCACCCGCGCCCCCCAGTTGGGCAAATTCACTGTGGCCGCGGCGCCCGGCTCGACCGAGCGGTTCACGCTGTATGCGCTGAGCAACCACTACTCCTCCGGGCCGGACGGCCGGATCGGGCAGCGGCGGGAGCAGGCGGCGTACGGCGCGGCGATCGTCACCGCGATCGAGGCGGCCGACCAGAGCGCCCGGGTGGTCTACGGCGGGGACCTGAACGTCTTCCCCCGCCCGGACGATCCCATCGCCACCGCCGCTCAGCCGACGCCGTCGGACCAGCTCGCCCCGCTCTACGAGGCCGGACTGCACAACCTGTGGGACACCCTCGTCGCCCAGGTGCCGGCGTCGGCCTACTCGTACAGCTTCGAGGGGCAGGCGCAGACGCTCGACCACCTGTTCGTCAACGACGCGCTCTACGGCGACCTGGTGCAGGTGCGGGCGGCGCACATCAACGCCGACTGGCCGGCGGAGTTCACCGGTGACGGGTCGCGGGGCTCCAGCGACCACGACCCGCAGGTGGCGAGGTTCCGGTCCCGGGCGTCGTTGACGGTCGCCGACACCACTGTGGTCGAGGGCGACCAGGGCACCCGGCAGCTCACCTTCACGGCGACCGTGTCGCGGCCGTCGTCCCAGCCGGTGCTGCTCTGCGCCGCAACAGTCGGGCTCACGGCGCAGGCAGGCTCGGACTTCGACGCGTACGCCGGTTGCCGGGTGTTGGCCGCAGGCCAGACGTCGGTGGCGTTCCCGGTGACCGTGCGCGGCGACCGGAAGCGGGAAGCGGACGAGAGGTTGACGCTGTTGGTGGCCGGCGTACCCGGCCTGCGGCTGGCCGACCCGCTGGCGGTCGGCACGATCACCAACGACGACTGA
- a CDS encoding GNAT family N-acetyltransferase, producing MVREWDPRTASSAEIASLLTALNAVLAADLPQDPPWRDTSLREYLGEVMPGERRISWLAQAEPGDPGETGTVLGQVHVLLLGDIGVLEVLVHPSVRRNGLGRELVLRAARRVYQEGFQSIGVEVVGDTPAVGFYESLGFTREYVETRSVLDLTSVDWVELTEMAGGIGAGYHLEFYPGGPPDDLIESYARAKAEVRDVDDGELRPSSYDPERLRDSLDTLHRRGMKPYIVLARHEQSGEVAGLTEVVVPAQHPTRADQYDTIVAQDHRGYGIDRAIKARMLLELRSAEPELAEVQTWNAQANEAMLKVNAELGYRPDRDWCEYSVDVAELVHRIDQPR from the coding sequence ATGGTGCGCGAGTGGGACCCCAGGACCGCCTCGTCCGCCGAGATCGCGTCGCTGCTGACCGCGCTGAACGCGGTGCTGGCTGCCGACCTGCCGCAGGACCCGCCGTGGCGGGACACCTCCCTGCGGGAGTATCTCGGTGAGGTCATGCCCGGTGAGCGGCGGATCTCCTGGCTCGCCCAGGCCGAGCCGGGCGATCCGGGCGAGACCGGCACCGTTCTCGGGCAGGTCCACGTCCTGCTCCTCGGCGACATCGGGGTGCTCGAGGTGCTGGTGCACCCCTCCGTACGACGCAACGGTCTCGGCCGTGAGCTGGTGCTGCGCGCCGCCCGCCGCGTCTACCAGGAGGGTTTCCAGTCGATCGGGGTCGAGGTGGTCGGCGACACGCCGGCGGTGGGCTTCTACGAGTCGCTCGGCTTCACCCGGGAGTACGTGGAGACGCGCAGCGTGCTCGATCTGACCTCGGTGGACTGGGTCGAGCTGACCGAGATGGCCGGCGGGATCGGCGCGGGTTACCACCTGGAGTTCTACCCCGGTGGGCCACCGGACGACCTGATCGAGTCGTACGCGCGGGCCAAGGCCGAGGTGCGCGACGTCGACGACGGCGAGTTGCGTCCCAGCTCGTACGACCCGGAGCGGCTGCGGGACAGCCTGGACACCCTGCACCGGCGGGGCATGAAGCCGTACATCGTGCTGGCCCGGCACGAGCAGAGTGGCGAGGTTGCCGGCCTGACCGAGGTCGTGGTGCCGGCACAGCACCCGACCCGCGCGGACCAGTACGACACGATCGTCGCGCAGGACCACCGGGGTTACGGCATCGACCGGGCGATCAAGGCGCGGATGCTGCTGGAGCTGCGCTCCGCCGAGCCGGAGCTGGCCGAGGTGCAGACCTGGAACGCCCAGGCCAACGAGGCGATGCTCAAGGTCAACGCTGAGCTGGGCTACCGGCCCGACCGGGACTGGTGCGAATACAGCGTCGATGTCGCGGAGCTGGTGCACCGCATCGACCAGCCCCGTTGA
- a CDS encoding RNA polymerase sigma factor produces the protein MNSPSPGGDDLTAIGTDPAAFERFYRRHVETIGRFVARRVDDPHTAADLTAEVFLAVIDSAAGYRPERGNERAWLFGVARNVIAAEHRRATRLLRASGRVAGRRLLEADDIARIEERIDAESLARRTYRALDGLPEHTRALLELVAVDGLSLTEAAGALGISPVAARVRVHRARRAVRLALATSESALV, from the coding sequence GTGAACAGCCCGAGCCCCGGCGGGGACGACCTGACCGCCATCGGTACGGATCCAGCGGCGTTCGAGCGGTTCTACCGTCGGCACGTCGAGACGATCGGTCGGTTCGTCGCCCGCCGCGTCGACGATCCACACACCGCCGCGGACCTCACGGCCGAGGTGTTCCTGGCGGTGATCGACTCCGCAGCCGGTTACCGGCCCGAGCGCGGTAACGAACGGGCCTGGCTCTTCGGGGTGGCCCGCAACGTCATCGCGGCCGAACACCGCCGGGCGACCCGACTCCTACGGGCCAGTGGTCGCGTGGCGGGTCGACGGCTGTTGGAAGCCGACGACATCGCCCGGATCGAGGAGCGCATCGACGCGGAGTCGCTTGCCCGCCGCACCTACCGGGCCCTCGACGGCCTGCCGGAGCACACGCGAGCCCTGCTGGAACTCGTCGCCGTCGACGGCCTGTCCCTGACCGAGGCGGCCGGCGCGCTCGGGATCTCCCCGGTGGCGGCCCGGGTCCGGGTGCACCGGGCCCGCCGGGCGGTACGCCTCGCGCTCGCCACGTCCGAATCCGCGCTGGTCTGA
- a CDS encoding FmdB family zinc ribbon protein, which produces MPRYEFRCRACGDTFEVNRPMAEAGASATCPQGHVDTVKLLSAVSVTGRGAGGAQAPTGGGCCGGACGC; this is translated from the coding sequence ATGCCCCGATACGAGTTCCGCTGCCGCGCCTGCGGCGACACTTTCGAGGTCAACCGTCCGATGGCGGAGGCCGGCGCGTCGGCCACCTGCCCGCAGGGCCATGTCGACACGGTCAAGCTGCTCTCGGCGGTGTCGGTCACCGGTCGGGGCGCCGGTGGCGCGCAAGCTCCCACTGGTGGCGGCTGCTGCGGTGGCGCCTGCGGCTGCTGA
- a CDS encoding NADPH-dependent FMN reductase: MTTQEDTAPPTVAVLVGSVRQPRVGRSIADWFVAHAGRRADLDLDLVDLADVPLPFADTPPGGNAASPISARLAAADAFVVVTPEYNHSFPAALKNAIDWHYREWARKPVAFVSYGAGSGGIRAVEQLRLVFAEVQAATTRSGVVLRAPWERLDDTGRLVDDEPLRQAADATLSELAWWAEALRAARRVQP; this comes from the coding sequence ATGACTACGCAAGAGGACACCGCACCGCCGACCGTCGCCGTGCTCGTCGGGAGCGTCCGTCAACCTCGGGTGGGCCGATCGATCGCCGACTGGTTCGTCGCCCACGCCGGTCGCCGCGCGGACCTCGACCTGGACCTCGTCGACCTCGCCGACGTGCCGCTGCCCTTCGCCGACACCCCTCCCGGGGGCAACGCGGCAAGCCCGATCAGTGCCCGGTTGGCCGCCGCCGACGCGTTCGTGGTGGTGACACCCGAGTACAACCACAGCTTCCCGGCCGCCCTGAAGAACGCCATCGACTGGCACTACCGGGAGTGGGCACGCAAGCCGGTGGCCTTCGTGTCGTACGGCGCCGGTTCCGGCGGCATCCGCGCTGTCGAGCAGCTCCGGCTGGTCTTCGCCGAGGTGCAGGCCGCCACGACCCGCTCCGGGGTGGTGCTCCGGGCACCCTGGGAGCGGCTCGACGACACCGGTCGGCTTGTCGACGACGAGCCGCTGCGGCAGGCCGCCGACGCCACGCTGAGCGAGCTGGCCTGGTGGGCCGAGGCGCTGCGCGCCGCCCGCCGGGTCCAGCCCTGA
- a CDS encoding CU044_5270 family protein, whose product MTHTEKPLGTFEERLLTELREHITTRTADAASIAPPARTTRRSARWRAPGWRLAGVGGLVALLTIGGLLAQTLGDAPPTASAAEILTEAAESARQQPDLVARPGQFLFVEMRLTYRERPVSGPYVEERLQRWVPVGDGTSWQQRRRLESRPDEWRTDDVSDLSPPPGYYQGLPTEPEQMAQYLRDHPVILDLPAGADLEAIRNDPTTIFGDGKWMLGGYVPPQSRGALFQAMARVPGATVLPGEIRDAAGRRGVALRTPGVIGAHIDLIFDRETHAYLGDRDVLVRDGKESLYTSTAVTRMAIVDKPGQLP is encoded by the coding sequence ATGACCCACACCGAGAAGCCACTGGGCACCTTCGAGGAACGACTCCTCACCGAGCTGCGGGAACACATCACCACTCGGACCGCCGACGCGGCGTCGATCGCGCCTCCGGCCCGTACCACCCGCCGGAGCGCACGGTGGCGCGCACCGGGCTGGCGGCTGGCCGGCGTCGGTGGGCTGGTCGCCCTGCTCACCATCGGCGGGCTGCTGGCCCAGACGCTCGGCGACGCCCCACCGACGGCGAGCGCGGCCGAGATCCTGACCGAGGCCGCGGAGTCGGCCCGCCAGCAGCCCGACCTGGTGGCCCGCCCCGGCCAGTTCCTGTTCGTCGAGATGCGACTGACCTACCGGGAGCGACCGGTGTCCGGCCCGTACGTCGAGGAGCGGCTCCAGCGTTGGGTGCCGGTCGGCGACGGCACGTCCTGGCAGCAGCGGCGACGGCTGGAGAGCCGCCCCGACGAGTGGCGGACCGACGACGTCTCGGACCTGTCCCCGCCGCCCGGCTACTACCAGGGCCTACCCACCGAGCCGGAGCAGATGGCCCAGTACCTGCGGGATCACCCAGTCATCCTGGACCTGCCGGCCGGCGCGGACCTGGAGGCCATCAGGAACGACCCCACGACGATCTTCGGGGACGGGAAGTGGATGCTCGGAGGTTACGTGCCGCCCCAGTCACGCGGCGCGCTGTTCCAGGCGATGGCCCGGGTGCCCGGTGCCACCGTGCTGCCCGGTGAGATTCGGGACGCCGCCGGCCGGCGGGGCGTGGCGCTGCGGACGCCGGGCGTGATCGGTGCCCACATCGACCTGATCTTCGACCGGGAGACCCACGCCTACCTCGGCGACCGCGATGTCCTGGTACGCGACGGCAAGGAGTCGCTCTACACGAGCACCGCCGTCACGCGGATGGCGATAGTCGACAAGCCGGGGCAGTTGCCCTGA
- a CDS encoding lytic murein transglycosylase, translating into MSDTRRVVDGEDKTRVQPLRPAAPLDGPLAESGAAPDPVPAAVPRPRRPWLGGGTTDAKTRTPTPPVTTPATVPPSVDAATGDQPGDTATGDLAAAKTSSDTTAAAPTAPTDAAADAPTAADAAAADAAAVDADDAKAGSVDAAADDAKAGSVDAAADDARAGSVDAAADDAKAGSPKRDDAEGETAKADDAKTAGPKGDAATATIAAGATATTDDAKPAGPKGDDPTATIAAGATGSDLTATRVDGVAVVPTPERGRRRRVPFAHAVRLPPPRQAAVTATRATRAWARRPSGRLTVPGVFLLVLVAATAAAGALLVPATIRGSRPAAADVTAAPTVALPPAVPLDPQPTGPLPTGPMPTAPLPTGAFPSGGMPTGPAVGPTGGGRPSDSLAAWAQQVGAKVNIPAAAVQAYGYAELMLAQTNRSCALSWTTLAAIGQVESGHGSANGARLGSDGKALPQIIGLPLDGNGGRMRIIDTDHGLLDKDSTFDRAIGPMQFIPTTWQEIGADADNDGVKDPHDLDDAALAAGNYLCKGGRNLSIPGDWWNAILSYNDVRRYAQAVYDTADRYGRASRVM; encoded by the coding sequence ATGAGTGATACTCGACGGGTGGTGGACGGCGAGGACAAGACGCGTGTGCAACCGCTTCGGCCGGCCGCGCCGCTGGACGGGCCGCTGGCCGAGTCGGGCGCCGCGCCGGATCCGGTGCCCGCAGCCGTGCCCCGCCCCCGCCGACCCTGGCTCGGCGGCGGCACGACCGACGCGAAGACCAGGACCCCCACGCCGCCCGTGACCACGCCGGCGACCGTCCCGCCGAGCGTCGACGCCGCGACCGGTGACCAGCCGGGAGACACCGCCACCGGCGACCTCGCCGCGGCGAAGACCTCTTCGGACACCACAGCCGCCGCACCGACCGCCCCAACCGACGCCGCCGCCGACGCCCCGACCGCCGCGGACGCCGCAGCCGCGGACGCCGCAGCCGTGGACGCCGATGACGCCAAAGCTGGCAGCGTCGACGCGGCAGCCGACGACGCCAAAGCGGGCAGCGTCGACGCGGCAGCCGACGACGCCAGAGCTGGCAGCGTCGACGCGGCAGCCGACGACGCGAAGGCCGGGAGCCCGAAGCGCGACGACGCCGAGGGCGAGACCGCGAAGGCCGACGACGCGAAGACCGCCGGGCCGAAGGGCGACGCCGCGACAGCCACGATCGCGGCGGGCGCGACCGCGACGACCGACGACGCGAAACCCGCCGGGCCGAAGGGCGACGACCCGACGGCCACGATCGCGGCGGGCGCCACCGGCAGCGACCTGACGGCGACCAGGGTGGACGGTGTCGCCGTGGTGCCGACGCCCGAGCGTGGCCGCCGGCGGCGCGTGCCGTTCGCGCACGCCGTACGTCTGCCACCGCCACGTCAGGCCGCGGTTACCGCCACCCGGGCGACCCGCGCCTGGGCCCGCCGACCCAGCGGTCGGCTCACGGTCCCGGGGGTCTTCCTCCTGGTACTGGTGGCCGCGACCGCCGCGGCGGGGGCGTTGCTCGTCCCGGCGACCATCCGCGGGTCCCGACCGGCGGCGGCCGACGTCACGGCCGCACCGACCGTGGCCCTGCCGCCGGCGGTGCCGCTCGACCCGCAGCCCACCGGCCCTCTGCCCACCGGGCCGATGCCGACCGCGCCGCTTCCCACCGGAGCGTTCCCGAGCGGTGGCATGCCGACCGGGCCGGCGGTCGGGCCGACGGGCGGCGGTCGTCCATCGGACTCCCTGGCCGCGTGGGCGCAACAGGTCGGAGCCAAGGTCAACATCCCCGCCGCCGCGGTGCAGGCGTACGGGTACGCCGAGCTGATGCTCGCCCAGACCAACCGCAGCTGCGCGTTGAGCTGGACGACGTTGGCCGCGATCGGCCAGGTCGAGTCCGGGCACGGCTCGGCCAACGGCGCACGGTTGGGGTCGGACGGCAAGGCACTGCCCCAGATCATCGGGCTGCCGCTGGACGGGAACGGTGGCCGGATGCGGATCATCGACACCGACCACGGGCTCCTCGACAAGGACAGCACATTCGACCGCGCGATCGGGCCGATGCAGTTCATCCCGACGACCTGGCAGGAGATCGGCGCGGACGCGGACAACGACGGCGTCAAGGACCCGCACGACCTGGACGACGCCGCCCTGGCGGCCGGCAACTACCTGTGCAAGGGCGGCCGCAACCTCAGCATCCCGGGCGACTGGTGGAACGCGATCCTGTCGTACAACGATGTGCGCCGGTACGCCCAGGCCGTCTACGACACCGCTGACCGGTACGGACGGGCCAGTCGCGTGATGTGA
- a CDS encoding DHA2 family efflux MFS transporter permease subunit, with protein MDASARRLGWYLTLGGLLAVIDTTVTVVALPKLVDDLDTNLTTIGWVTSGYALALVAVMPAAAWAIGRFGARRTYLTALLLFTAGSVLAGAAWNVESLIAFRVLQGLGGGLLNPVGMAVALAAVPPGRRGRMMSLLGLPVLVGPLIGPVLGGLLLDHASWRWIFWINLPVGLLAVLLGRSVLPVADPRRTPVRLDVVGLLLLCPGLALAVYGLSVTGERGGVVTASVLLPLALGAMLVVTFAWRAGRIRQPLLNLAVLRAPGMAPGAATVAFFAAGYFGSFLIIPAYVQVVRGDSATLAGVIGIPQALTTGLMLQVATRLVDHVSARRVVGLGIATAVAGTVARVLVLDADTSYPLLATLGAVIGLGMGATLMPTMTAASRSLPPNDLPSGSTLLTTVSHTSVAAGTALIAAALSWLADRLAPNLGGGGITAANRLDPASRLGLAPELAQATRLALAVSAVLLAFAWLTSRRLPAAVAGTDEVTTPAVRAESVSSAGGADRRPRPPSR; from the coding sequence ATGGACGCGTCCGCGCGACGGCTCGGCTGGTACCTGACCCTGGGTGGCCTGCTCGCGGTGATCGACACCACGGTCACCGTGGTGGCCCTTCCGAAGCTGGTCGACGACCTCGACACCAACCTCACCACGATCGGCTGGGTCACCAGCGGCTACGCGCTCGCCCTGGTCGCGGTGATGCCCGCCGCCGCGTGGGCGATCGGCCGCTTCGGTGCCCGCCGCACCTACCTGACCGCGCTGCTGCTGTTCACCGCCGGCTCCGTGCTGGCGGGTGCCGCCTGGAACGTCGAGTCGCTTATCGCGTTCCGGGTGCTCCAGGGGCTGGGTGGCGGGCTGCTCAACCCGGTCGGGATGGCCGTCGCGCTCGCCGCGGTGCCGCCCGGGCGACGCGGACGGATGATGAGCCTGCTCGGCCTTCCGGTGCTGGTCGGGCCCCTGATCGGGCCGGTGCTTGGTGGACTGCTGCTCGATCACGCGTCCTGGCGGTGGATCTTCTGGATCAACCTGCCGGTGGGGCTGTTGGCGGTGCTGCTCGGCCGGTCGGTGCTGCCCGTCGCCGACCCGCGACGGACACCGGTCCGGCTGGACGTCGTCGGGCTGCTGCTGCTCTGTCCCGGCCTGGCGCTTGCGGTGTACGGGCTCAGCGTCACCGGCGAGCGGGGCGGGGTCGTCACCGCGTCCGTGCTGCTGCCCCTCGCGCTCGGCGCCATGCTGGTGGTCACGTTCGCCTGGCGGGCCGGCCGGATACGACAGCCGCTGCTGAACCTGGCCGTGCTGCGCGCCCCGGGAATGGCTCCCGGCGCCGCGACTGTGGCGTTCTTCGCCGCCGGATACTTCGGCTCGTTCCTGATCATCCCGGCCTATGTGCAGGTGGTACGCGGTGACTCGGCAACCCTGGCCGGGGTGATCGGCATTCCGCAGGCGCTGACCACCGGACTGATGCTTCAGGTCGCGACCCGGCTCGTCGACCACGTCTCGGCGCGGCGGGTCGTGGGGCTCGGCATCGCCACCGCGGTGGCCGGCACGGTGGCCCGGGTGCTGGTGCTCGACGCCGACACGTCGTACCCGTTGCTGGCCACGCTGGGCGCGGTCATCGGCTTGGGCATGGGCGCGACGCTGATGCCGACGATGACCGCGGCCAGCCGGTCGCTTCCGCCCAACGACCTGCCGTCCGGCTCCACGCTGCTCACCACCGTGTCGCACACCTCGGTCGCGGCCGGCACCGCGCTGATCGCCGCCGCCCTGTCCTGGCTGGCGGACCGGCTCGCCCCCAACCTGGGCGGCGGGGGCATCACGGCCGCCAACCGGCTCGACCCGGCGAGCCGGCTCGGCCTCGCGCCGGAACTGGCGCAGGCCACCCGGCTCGCGCTGGCGGTGTCGGCCGTGCTGTTGGCGTTCGCCTGGCTGACCAGCCGGCGACTGCCGGCCGCCGTCGCGGGCACCGACGAGGTGACCACCCCGGCGGTACGCGCCGAGTCGGTCAGTAGCGCTGGCGGAGCAGACCGGCGGCCTCGACCGCCCAGTAGGTGA
- a CDS encoding MerR family transcriptional regulator — protein MGTLTVGEVARESGVSGSAVRFYERQGLISAARTGGNQRRFDADAACRIRVARVAQRIGLTVNDIRDLLAALPPDPELTDWEGLHDRLIAEAERRIRDLHAALDDIRSGRRLCDL, from the coding sequence ATGGGCACGTTGACGGTCGGCGAGGTGGCCCGGGAGAGCGGGGTCAGCGGCTCCGCCGTGCGGTTCTACGAGCGGCAGGGCCTGATCTCGGCTGCCCGCACCGGCGGCAACCAGCGGCGCTTCGACGCGGACGCGGCCTGCCGGATCAGGGTGGCGCGAGTGGCCCAGCGCATCGGCCTGACCGTCAACGACATCCGCGACCTGCTCGCGGCCCTGCCACCCGACCCCGAGCTGACCGACTGGGAGGGTCTGCACGATCGGCTGATCGCCGAGGCCGAGCGGCGCATCCGCGATCTGCACGCGGCACTCGACGACATCCGCTCCGGCCGCCGCCTCTGCGACCTCTGA